One region of Terricaulis silvestris genomic DNA includes:
- a CDS encoding carbonic anhydrase: protein MEHLIEGYRVYREKRWPELRALHRSLAQRGQAPQTLVIACADSRVDPATIFNADPGELFVVRNVANLAPPFEEAPGFHGVSAAIEFAVTQLQVQTIVVMGHAQCGGVAAALDDHVRDPHSFLDAWIGLLDTAKERVIHLDGDRHSALEYESIRVTLENLATFPFIQKAMRERDLKLVGMHYGVADGSLELLDTETGDFNPVL from the coding sequence ATGGAGCACCTGATCGAAGGTTATCGCGTCTATCGCGAGAAACGCTGGCCGGAACTTCGCGCGCTGCACCGCAGCCTCGCGCAGCGGGGGCAAGCGCCACAAACCTTGGTGATCGCCTGCGCCGATAGCCGCGTCGATCCCGCCACCATCTTCAACGCCGATCCGGGCGAGCTCTTCGTGGTCCGCAACGTCGCCAACTTGGCGCCGCCGTTCGAGGAAGCGCCTGGTTTTCATGGCGTCAGCGCCGCGATCGAGTTCGCGGTCACACAACTCCAGGTGCAAACCATCGTGGTCATGGGCCACGCCCAATGCGGCGGCGTGGCCGCAGCACTCGACGATCATGTGCGCGATCCGCACTCTTTCCTGGACGCCTGGATCGGTCTGCTCGACACCGCCAAGGAGCGCGTTATTCACCTCGACGGCGATCGGCACTCGGCGCTCGAGTACGAGTCCATTCGCGTCACGCTAGAAAATCTCGCCACCTTTCCATTCATTCAGAAAGCGATGCGCGAGCGCGATTTGAAGCTGGTCGGCATGCACTACGGCGTGGCCGACGGCAGCCTCGAACTGCTCGACACTGAGACTGGGGACTTTAACCCTGTCCTTTGA
- a CDS encoding TadE/TadG family type IV pilus assembly protein: protein MVTQEFIGERSARAFGRDRRGNVAMMWGLMGAVLVGLIGITVDFTRAQALRNQMQNAVDGAALVAERSSNLTLAQRQAAAEAFFDAEMGDLATGATFTITHLDDGGHMASASMPMPLSLARVIKNQDWDIAVQAVAEANASPPIEVALVLDNTGSMSADMDGLRSAASDLVGDLLSIDGDTVRVALVPFVAQVNIGNEASHLAWMDQAGQAAYNGEILEDRSIAYRARTTSGTGNTGNNCQNISTLPFTGYPGSYRITWRRGDASLLGGLLGSSGGQANRCYAWTPSDGINYLTLFDLLPNDDWKGCVEARPEPYDVTDAAPNIGTPDTMFVPFFWLDTVDNGVTSSNSYITDSQGNITSATMSSRMSSGSGTANDDDGLQARMFNVFKYRNNSASIDASPPDTRGPNRGCPTPIVPLTTNENLLQTNVAAMRHWSGGGTNQAEGLAWGWRVLSPNAPFSEGAAYGPNVRKVIVLMSDGENTNVGSDPVLDSDYSAYNHLGVWTDLADGGLLGQLIGGIVRGILAPQYRRNISSSTSYVSYVNQREATLCTNIKNAGIEIYTVIFRETDQATETLMRNCASSDENFFRADNAQELSEAFDAIGSGIGQLRLTH from the coding sequence ATGGTTACCCAGGAATTCATCGGCGAGCGATCGGCTCGCGCCTTTGGGCGCGATCGCCGGGGCAACGTGGCCATGATGTGGGGCCTGATGGGGGCCGTCCTGGTGGGCCTGATCGGCATCACCGTGGATTTCACGCGCGCGCAGGCGCTGCGCAACCAGATGCAGAACGCGGTCGATGGCGCGGCTCTGGTGGCTGAACGAAGCTCCAACCTCACCCTGGCCCAGCGCCAAGCGGCGGCCGAGGCGTTCTTCGACGCCGAAATGGGCGATCTGGCCACGGGCGCGACATTCACGATTACGCACCTCGACGACGGTGGGCACATGGCGTCGGCGTCGATGCCAATGCCGCTCAGCCTCGCGCGCGTCATCAAGAACCAGGATTGGGACATCGCGGTCCAGGCCGTGGCTGAAGCTAACGCCAGCCCGCCGATCGAAGTCGCGCTCGTGCTCGACAACACCGGCTCGATGTCGGCCGACATGGACGGCCTTCGCAGCGCGGCTTCGGATCTCGTGGGCGATCTGCTGTCGATCGATGGCGACACTGTGAGGGTGGCGCTGGTGCCGTTTGTGGCGCAGGTGAACATCGGCAACGAAGCCTCGCACCTGGCCTGGATGGATCAGGCTGGCCAGGCCGCTTACAACGGCGAAATTCTCGAAGATCGTTCGATCGCATACCGCGCGCGCACGACGAGCGGCACTGGCAACACGGGCAACAACTGCCAAAACATCTCGACGCTGCCGTTCACGGGCTATCCGGGCTCGTACCGCATCACGTGGCGCCGTGGCGACGCCTCTTTGCTTGGCGGGCTCTTGGGCTCGTCCGGCGGACAGGCCAATCGTTGCTACGCGTGGACGCCGTCCGATGGGATCAATTATCTTACCTTGTTCGACTTGCTGCCGAATGATGACTGGAAGGGCTGCGTCGAAGCCCGCCCTGAACCGTACGACGTCACCGATGCAGCGCCGAATATCGGTACGCCTGACACCATGTTCGTTCCGTTCTTTTGGCTGGACACCGTCGATAACGGCGTGACCTCTTCGAACTCCTACATCACTGACAGCCAAGGCAACATCACGAGCGCGACGATGAGCTCGCGCATGTCCAGCGGCAGCGGCACCGCCAATGATGACGACGGTCTGCAAGCGCGTATGTTCAACGTGTTCAAGTATCGCAATAACAGCGCTTCGATCGACGCCTCGCCGCCGGACACGCGCGGTCCGAACCGTGGCTGCCCGACTCCGATCGTGCCGCTGACCACCAACGAGAACCTACTTCAGACCAACGTCGCCGCGATGCGTCATTGGTCGGGCGGCGGCACCAACCAGGCGGAAGGCCTGGCCTGGGGCTGGCGCGTGCTTTCACCGAACGCTCCGTTCAGCGAAGGCGCGGCCTACGGTCCGAACGTGCGCAAGGTAATCGTGCTGATGTCTGACGGCGAAAACACCAATGTCGGTTCCGATCCCGTGCTCGACAGCGACTACTCGGCCTACAACCATTTGGGCGTGTGGACCGACCTGGCCGATGGCGGCCTGTTGGGTCAGCTGATCGGCGGCATTGTGCGTGGCATCCTGGCCCCGCAATACCGGCGCAACATCTCGTCCTCGACAAGCTACGTGAGTTACGTGAACCAACGCGAAGCCACGCTCTGCACGAACATCAAGAATGCGGGCATCGAAATCTACACGGTGATTTTCCGGGAGACCGACCAGGCAACCGAGACCTTGATGCGCAATTGCGCTTCGAGCGACGAGAACTTCTTCCGCGCCGACAACGCGCAGGAACTCTCGGAAGCATTCGATGCGATCGGTTCAGGCATCGGCCAGCTGCGCCTGACGCACTAA
- a CDS encoding SPFH domain-containing protein has translation MTAAALNRTHERKANTNNGGLMLLLNFVVLGAAIWALTQTIAYDDGSFALLMAFLVVLFVFILVGFYSLQPNEAAAITLFGNYKGTDRTPGLRWVLPWYKRTKISLRVRNVTGEKLKVNDKRGNPIEIAAVVVWRVTDTARALFDVDHYQTFVDIQIETAVREIASHFAYDHAEEGEATLRGDADQVSALLREKLQERTSVAGVVVDETKLSHLAYAPEIAGAMLRRQQAEAVLAARRFIVQGAVEMVQHALEQLSERDIVKLDDERRAAMVSNLLVVLCGDRDAQPVVNTGTLYQ, from the coding sequence ATGACCGCAGCCGCACTGAATCGAACGCACGAGCGCAAAGCCAACACCAACAATGGCGGCTTGATGCTACTCCTGAACTTCGTGGTTTTGGGAGCCGCGATTTGGGCGCTGACCCAGACCATAGCCTACGACGACGGCTCGTTCGCGCTGCTGATGGCCTTCCTGGTCGTGCTCTTTGTTTTCATCCTCGTCGGCTTCTATTCGCTGCAGCCCAACGAGGCCGCCGCGATCACGCTGTTCGGCAATTACAAAGGCACTGACCGCACACCCGGCCTCCGCTGGGTGCTGCCTTGGTACAAGCGCACCAAGATCAGCCTCCGCGTCCGCAACGTCACCGGCGAGAAGCTCAAGGTGAACGACAAGCGGGGCAACCCGATCGAGATCGCCGCTGTCGTAGTCTGGCGCGTCACCGACACCGCCCGCGCGCTGTTCGACGTCGATCACTACCAAACCTTCGTCGACATCCAGATCGAAACCGCGGTCCGCGAGATCGCCTCGCACTTCGCCTACGACCACGCCGAGGAAGGTGAAGCCACGCTCCGAGGCGACGCCGATCAAGTCTCCGCCCTGTTGCGCGAAAAGCTGCAAGAGCGCACGTCGGTCGCTGGCGTCGTGGTCGATGAAACCAAGCTCAGCCACCTCGCCTACGCGCCGGAAATCGCCGGCGCCATGCTGCGCCGCCAGCAAGCCGAAGCCGTGCTCGCGGCGCGGCGCTTCATCGTGCAAGGCGCCGTCGAAATGGTGCAGCACGCGCTGGAGCAGCTCAGCGAGCGTGACATCGTCAAGCTCGACGACGAACGCCGCGCGGCGATGGTGTCGAACCTGCTGGTCGTGCTGTGCGGCGATCGCGACGCCCAGCCTGTCGTCAACACAGGAACGCTCTACCAGTAG
- a CDS encoding Arc family DNA-binding protein, whose amino-acid sequence MPADRKAFALRLDPALYECVARLAANDLRSVNAEIECLLREALKARGIKLDAPAADAPENPG is encoded by the coding sequence ATGCCCGCCGATCGCAAAGCCTTCGCGCTACGCCTCGATCCCGCTCTCTACGAGTGCGTGGCGCGCTTGGCCGCGAACGATCTGCGCAGCGTGAATGCCGAGATCGAATGTTTGCTGCGCGAAGCGTTGAAAGCGCGGGGCATCAAGCTCGATGCGCCCGCGGCCGACGCCCCGGAGAACCCTGGCTAG
- the carB gene encoding carbamoyl-phosphate synthase large subunit: MPKRTDIKSILIIGAGPIIIGQACEFDYSGVQAVKALKAEGYRVILVNSNPATIMTDPDLADATYIEPITPEMVEKIIAVEKPDALLPTMGGQTALNCALTLERTGVLKKYGVEMIGANADVIEKAEHRMKFRDAMDKIGLESPRSRLCNTMEEALAALEYVQLPSIIRPSLTLGGLGGGVAYNVEEFKEIIERGLMHSPITEVLVEESIIGWKEYEMEVVRDKADNCIIICSIENIDPMGVHTGDSITVAPALTLTDREYQIMRNASIAVLREIGVETGGSNVQFAVNPQTGRMVVIEMNPRVSRSSALASKATGFPIAKVAAKCAVGYTLDEIANDITGGAMPASFEPTIDYVVTKIPRFAFERFQGADTTLTTSMKSVGEAMAVGRTFKESLQKALRSLDTGLMGLDEIQIEGASDEDQGRAAVRARLVTPKADRLLVCAEALRRGLSVEDICAASHYDPWFVRQIAEIIATEAEIRAGGLPKDAASFRDLKAQGFSDARLAKLTGQRERDVRAARRKLGVRPQFKRIDSCAAEFRATTPYMYSTYETGLYNLAGEQAAPECEAEPTDRNKIIILGGGPNRIGQGIEFDYCCCHAAFACAEIGVESIMVNCNPETVSTDYDTSDRLYFEPLTTEDVLEIFETEKARGTVQGLIVQFGGQTPLKLAQPLADEGAPILGTSVDAIDLAEDRDRFQALLRKIGLKQPDNTIAGSPDAARAGAERIGYPVMLRPSYVLGGLAMQIVHNAGELDEYIARISRALGGPSEFAVSDKRPLLVDRYLRDAIEVDVDAICDGEDVFVAGVMEHIEEAGVHSGDSACALPPYSLSKEIVAEIEAQTRKLALALEVKGLMNIQFAVKDGDIYILEANPRASRTAPFVAKAINRPIAAAAAKVMAGMKLSELKLDRPSKDHVAVKEAVFPFARFPGVDPVLGPEMRSTGEVMGLDTNFEAAFAKSQIASGINLPTEGCVFISVKNGDKVQLPQIVRDLHAIGFSIVATGGTVDFLKEQGIDVKRVNKVADGRPHIVDAMKNGEIQLVFNTTEGAQSYRDSYSIRRTALTQNIPYYTTMSGARASIQAIRRLKSGAPLGVRALQSYA, encoded by the coding sequence ATGCCAAAACGCACCGACATCAAGTCGATCCTGATCATCGGCGCTGGGCCCATCATTATCGGCCAGGCCTGCGAGTTCGATTATTCCGGCGTGCAAGCTGTGAAGGCGCTGAAGGCCGAGGGCTATCGCGTCATTCTCGTCAACTCGAACCCCGCCACGATCATGACCGATCCGGACCTGGCGGATGCGACCTACATCGAACCGATCACACCGGAGATGGTCGAGAAAATAATCGCGGTGGAAAAGCCCGACGCGCTGTTGCCGACCATGGGCGGACAAACCGCGCTCAACTGCGCGCTGACGCTGGAACGCACCGGCGTGTTGAAGAAGTACGGCGTTGAGATGATCGGCGCCAATGCCGACGTCATCGAGAAGGCCGAGCACCGGATGAAGTTCCGCGATGCGATGGACAAGATCGGGTTGGAGTCCCCGCGTTCGCGTTTGTGCAACACGATGGAAGAAGCGCTGGCGGCGCTCGAGTACGTGCAACTGCCTTCGATTATTCGCCCTTCGCTGACGCTTGGCGGCCTGGGCGGCGGCGTCGCTTACAATGTCGAAGAGTTCAAGGAGATCATCGAGCGCGGCCTGATGCACTCGCCGATCACCGAAGTGCTGGTGGAAGAAAGCATCATCGGTTGGAAAGAGTACGAGATGGAGGTCGTCCGCGACAAAGCGGACAACTGCATCATCATCTGCTCGATCGAAAACATCGATCCGATGGGCGTTCACACCGGCGACAGCATCACTGTGGCGCCTGCGCTGACGCTGACCGACCGCGAATACCAGATCATGCGCAACGCCAGCATCGCTGTGCTGCGCGAGATCGGCGTCGAGACCGGCGGCTCCAACGTCCAGTTTGCGGTGAACCCGCAGACCGGGCGCATGGTCGTCATCGAAATGAACCCGCGCGTTTCGCGCTCCTCGGCGCTGGCGTCGAAGGCCACCGGATTCCCAATTGCCAAAGTCGCCGCCAAATGCGCTGTCGGCTACACGCTCGATGAAATCGCCAACGACATCACTGGCGGCGCGATGCCCGCGAGCTTCGAGCCGACCATCGACTACGTCGTCACCAAGATCCCGCGCTTCGCCTTCGAACGCTTCCAAGGCGCCGACACCACACTTACCACGTCGATGAAGAGCGTCGGCGAAGCCATGGCGGTTGGGCGCACGTTCAAAGAGTCATTGCAGAAGGCGCTGCGCTCGCTCGACACCGGCCTGATGGGCCTGGACGAAATCCAAATCGAGGGCGCGTCGGACGAAGACCAGGGCCGCGCCGCCGTGCGCGCGCGCCTCGTCACGCCGAAAGCCGATCGCCTGCTCGTGTGCGCCGAAGCGTTGCGCCGCGGCTTGAGCGTCGAGGATATCTGCGCCGCGTCGCACTACGATCCGTGGTTCGTGCGCCAGATCGCGGAAATCATAGCAACAGAAGCTGAAATCCGCGCTGGAGGCTTGCCAAAGGACGCGGCGTCGTTCCGCGACCTCAAAGCCCAAGGCTTCTCCGACGCGCGCCTGGCCAAGCTCACCGGCCAGCGCGAACGCGACGTGCGCGCGGCGCGTCGCAAGCTCGGCGTGCGTCCGCAATTCAAGCGCATCGACAGCTGCGCCGCCGAATTCCGCGCGACGACGCCGTACATGTATTCGACCTACGAGACCGGCCTCTACAATCTCGCCGGCGAACAAGCCGCGCCTGAGTGCGAAGCCGAACCCACCGACCGCAACAAGATCATCATCCTCGGCGGCGGCCCCAACCGCATCGGTCAGGGCATCGAGTTCGACTATTGCTGCTGCCACGCCGCGTTCGCGTGCGCGGAGATCGGCGTCGAGTCGATCATGGTCAACTGCAACCCGGAAACGGTGTCGACGGACTACGACACCTCGGATCGCCTCTACTTCGAGCCGCTGACGACTGAAGATGTGCTCGAAATCTTTGAGACGGAAAAAGCACGAGGCACGGTTCAGGGCCTGATCGTGCAATTCGGCGGGCAAACACCGCTGAAGCTTGCGCAACCGCTCGCCGATGAAGGCGCGCCAATCCTCGGCACCAGCGTCGATGCGATCGATCTGGCCGAAGACCGCGACCGTTTCCAAGCCTTGCTGCGCAAGATCGGCTTGAAACAGCCGGACAACACCATCGCTGGCTCACCGGACGCCGCGCGCGCGGGCGCAGAGCGTATCGGCTATCCGGTCATGCTGCGCCCCAGCTACGTGCTCGGCGGCCTCGCGATGCAGATCGTGCACAATGCGGGCGAGCTGGATGAGTACATCGCCCGCATCTCGCGCGCGCTGGGCGGCCCATCCGAGTTCGCCGTCTCTGACAAGCGCCCGCTGCTGGTCGATCGTTATTTGCGCGACGCCATCGAAGTCGATGTCGACGCCATCTGCGACGGCGAAGACGTGTTCGTCGCCGGCGTGATGGAGCACATCGAGGAAGCCGGCGTGCACTCGGGCGATAGCGCCTGCGCGCTGCCGCCATACTCGTTGTCGAAGGAAATCGTCGCCGAGATCGAGGCGCAGACGCGCAAGCTCGCGCTCGCGCTCGAAGTCAAAGGCCTGATGAACATCCAATTCGCGGTGAAGGATGGCGACATCTACATCCTCGAAGCCAACCCGCGCGCCTCGCGGACGGCGCCCTTCGTCGCGAAAGCCATCAACCGCCCGATCGCTGCCGCCGCCGCCAAGGTGATGGCTGGCATGAAGCTCTCCGAATTGAAACTCGATCGCCCGTCAAAGGATCACGTCGCGGTGAAGGAAGCGGTCTTCCCGTTCGCACGCTTCCCAGGCGTCGATCCCGTGCTTGGCCCGGAGATGCGGTCGACCGGCGAGGTCATGGGGCTCGACACCAATTTCGAAGCCGCCTTCGCCAAGAGCCAGATCGCCTCGGGCATCAATCTGCCGACGGAAGGCTGCGTCTTCATCTCGGTCAAGAACGGCGACAAAGTGCAGTTGCCGCAAATCGTGCGCGACTTGCACGCGATCGGCTTCAGCATCGTCGCCACCGGCGGCACGGTGGACTTCCTCAAAGAGCAAGGCATCGACGTGAAGCGCGTCAACAAGGTCGCAGATGGGCGGCCGCACATTGTCGATGCGATGAAGAACGGCGAAATCCAGCTCGTCTTCAACACCACCGAAGGCGCGCAATCCTACCGGGACAGCTACTCGATCCGCCGCACCGCGCTGACGCAGAACATCCCCTATTACACCACCATGTCCGGCGCCCGCGCCTCGATCCAGGCGATCCGCCGGCTGAAGAGCGGCGCACCCCTGGGCGTGCGGGCGCTTCAGTCGTACGCCTGA
- the greA gene encoding transcription elongation factor GreA produces the protein MEKIPMTAEGYAALDVEMKRLKTVERPAVIQAISEARAHGDLSENAEYHAAKDRQSFIEGRLAELEDKIARAQIIDVSKLSGKQIKFGATVNLLDEDSGEKSKYKIVGEDESDVKGGKISVTSPIARALIGKEEGDVVEVMAPGGAKSYEIVKVKYL, from the coding sequence ATGGAAAAAATACCAATGACCGCCGAGGGTTATGCAGCCCTCGACGTAGAAATGAAGCGTCTTAAGACGGTGGAGCGCCCGGCGGTAATCCAGGCGATCTCGGAAGCGCGCGCCCACGGCGACCTCTCCGAAAACGCCGAATATCACGCCGCCAAGGATCGCCAGTCCTTCATCGAGGGCCGCTTGGCCGAGCTCGAGGACAAGATCGCGCGCGCCCAGATCATCGACGTCTCGAAGCTCTCGGGCAAACAGATCAAGTTCGGCGCAACCGTGAACCTCCTCGACGAAGATTCCGGTGAGAAATCAAAGTACAAAATCGTCGGCGAAGACGAGTCCGACGTGAAGGGCGGCAAGATCTCCGTCACCTCCCCGATCGCGCGCGCGCTTATCGGCAAGGAAGAGGGCGACGTCGTCGAGGTCATGGCTCCGGGCGGCGCCAAGTCGTACGAAATCGTCAAGGTGAAGTACCTCTGA
- a CDS encoding mitochondrial fission ELM1 family protein, which yields MRSVGYQPAEALTVWAVSDGRAGIENQALGLAEALGRRTPIKLITKRVNLRTPWSWMPPGFVPAPRNALTLDSDAIEPSWPDIFVGCGRASIPFALGIREWSRGKTFVVQLQDPRVNPREFDVVIPPIHDGLEGQNVLPIVGACHRVTPEKVDEAVLSYPAALEDMASPRFAVLVGGKSKRQDISAKRARAIADSLVTLQRETGGTLLVTLSRRTGDAARMIFRTWLAPHCAIFYEGEGVNPYFALLGAADHIFVTADSVNMATEAAATAKPIHILAVDGQAGKLARFHQSLARRGCARPFIGRLETWSYPPLLETDRAAAAVLTAWTARAKAR from the coding sequence ATGCGCAGCGTCGGCTACCAGCCCGCGGAAGCCCTCACCGTCTGGGCCGTCAGCGACGGCCGCGCCGGCATCGAGAACCAAGCTCTGGGGCTGGCTGAAGCGCTGGGCCGCCGGACGCCGATTAAGCTGATCACCAAGCGCGTCAATCTCCGCACGCCGTGGAGCTGGATGCCGCCCGGGTTCGTCCCGGCGCCGCGCAATGCGCTGACCCTCGACTCTGACGCCATCGAGCCGAGCTGGCCGGATATCTTCGTCGGCTGCGGTCGCGCCTCGATCCCGTTCGCGCTTGGCATCCGCGAGTGGTCGCGCGGCAAGACCTTCGTGGTGCAACTGCAAGACCCGCGCGTGAATCCGCGCGAGTTCGACGTGGTGATTCCACCGATCCATGACGGTCTCGAAGGCCAGAACGTGCTGCCGATCGTCGGCGCCTGCCACCGCGTTACGCCGGAGAAGGTCGACGAAGCCGTGCTCTCCTATCCGGCAGCGCTCGAAGACATGGCCTCGCCGCGCTTTGCCGTGCTGGTCGGCGGGAAGTCGAAGCGCCAGGACATTTCCGCAAAACGCGCCCGCGCCATTGCGGATTCGTTGGTGACGCTGCAACGCGAAACCGGCGGCACGCTGCTGGTCACGCTCTCACGCCGCACCGGCGACGCCGCGCGCATGATCTTCCGCACTTGGCTCGCGCCGCATTGCGCGATCTTCTACGAGGGCGAGGGCGTCAATCCCTACTTCGCCCTGCTCGGCGCAGCCGACCACATCTTCGTCACCGCAGACAGCGTGAACATGGCGACAGAAGCCGCCGCCACGGCGAAGCCAATCCACATCCTCGCTGTCGATGGCCAAGCTGGAAAACTCGCGCGCTTTCACCAGAGCTTGGCGCGACGGGGTTGCGCGCGGCCCTTCATTGGCAGGCTCGAAACCTGGTCATACCCGCCACTTCTGGAAACAGATCGCGCCGCGGCCGCTGTGCTCACCGCCTGGACCGCGCGCGCCAAGGCGCGCTAG
- a CDS encoding response regulator has product MSGRLKILVVEDDALIAMELEERLQELGYEVLGPVATVEDAERVIAETRPDAALLDANLAGVSSVPIGVKLAGMGVPLAFCTGYDQIKDAPPELANTPILTKPISEADLVAGVKKLFGG; this is encoded by the coding sequence ATGTCGGGGCGATTGAAAATCCTCGTTGTCGAGGACGACGCACTTATTGCGATGGAGCTTGAGGAGCGCCTGCAGGAGCTCGGCTACGAGGTCCTGGGGCCGGTCGCGACCGTGGAGGACGCCGAGCGTGTCATCGCTGAAACGCGTCCGGACGCCGCCCTGCTGGACGCCAATCTGGCCGGCGTCTCCAGCGTGCCGATCGGTGTGAAGCTTGCCGGTATGGGCGTGCCGCTCGCGTTTTGCACAGGCTACGACCAGATCAAAGACGCGCCGCCGGAATTGGCCAACACACCGATCCTGACCAAGCCGATTAGTGAAGCCGACTTAGTCGCTGGCGTAAAAAAGCTCTTCGGCGGCTAG
- the trxB gene encoding thioredoxin-disulfide reductase produces the protein MTEPVARHAPIIIIGSGPAGYTAAIYAARAMRKPMLIAGLQPGGQLTITTDVENYPGFADVIQGPWLMEQMRAQAKHVGTELVDDIIVKAELGQRPFKLTGDSGQVYLADSVIIATGAQAKWLGLPKEQHFGGHGVSACATCDGFFYRGKDVAVIGGGNSAVEEALYLAHLARKVTVIHRRDSFKAEKILQERLFNHPSIEVIWDNVLEDIEGTEDPKSVTGIVIRNVKTGQREERKLDGVFIAIGHSPATEIFKGQVEMRDNGYINVKPGTTETNIPGVYAAGDVADDTYRQAVTAAGLGCMAALEAEKFLAVQELDHARTKAGAAA, from the coding sequence ATGACCGAACCCGTCGCCCGCCACGCGCCCATTATCATCATCGGCTCCGGCCCGGCCGGCTACACCGCCGCCATCTACGCCGCGCGAGCGATGCGCAAGCCGATGCTGATCGCGGGCCTCCAGCCCGGCGGCCAGCTCACCATCACCACCGACGTCGAGAACTATCCGGGTTTCGCCGACGTGATCCAAGGCCCGTGGCTGATGGAGCAGATGCGCGCGCAAGCGAAGCACGTCGGCACCGAACTGGTCGACGACATCATTGTCAAAGCCGAACTTGGCCAGCGTCCGTTCAAGCTCACGGGCGACAGCGGCCAAGTCTATCTCGCTGACTCGGTTATCATCGCCACCGGGGCGCAAGCGAAATGGCTGGGCTTGCCCAAGGAGCAGCATTTCGGCGGACATGGTGTTAGCGCCTGTGCGACGTGCGACGGCTTTTTCTATCGCGGTAAGGACGTCGCTGTAATCGGCGGCGGCAACAGCGCCGTCGAAGAAGCGCTTTACCTCGCTCACCTCGCGCGCAAGGTCACGGTGATCCACCGCCGCGACAGCTTCAAAGCAGAAAAGATCCTCCAGGAGCGGCTCTTCAATCACCCATCGATCGAAGTGATTTGGGACAATGTGCTCGAAGACATCGAAGGCACGGAAGACCCAAAGAGCGTTACCGGCATCGTCATCCGCAACGTGAAAACCGGCCAGCGCGAAGAGCGCAAGCTCGATGGCGTGTTCATCGCCATCGGCCATTCGCCGGCGACGGAGATTTTCAAAGGCCAAGTCGAAATGCGCGACAACGGCTACATCAACGTCAAACCCGGCACGACCGAAACCAACATCCCCGGCGTCTACGCCGCCGGTGACGTCGCCGACGACACCTACCGCCAAGCTGTCACCGCCGCAGGCCTCGGCTGCATGGCCGCGCTGGAAGCCGAGAAATTCCTCGCCGTCCAAGAACTCGATCACGCCCGAACGAAAGCCGGCGCAGCGGCCTAA
- a CDS encoding mechanosensitive ion channel family protein — MFDGFQDIAHIPLLTIGDSVVTVGGLGAAIALTTLFMLGAWLIGNALKRVRMRLREGTGALYLFEKLLSYGLVLFGIFAGLSTLGLNLSSIAVFAGGLGIGLGLGLQGVVKEFVSGLVLIFDRAIHIGDYVEMQDGTRGIVQEIGPRATRIRNNDNVYLLVPNSKLIENTVINWTLKGETRRIHVPFQVAIGTDKEKVRAAVIEAARDVPFTLPDTDQHRTQVWLVGYGDSALNFELIVWPTLEAVKRPKAMNAAYTWAIDDALCKSGIEIPYPQRDIRLRAFFGEEGEDALQALNMERVQHAPSIPAPATINDAADEVSRPEAPEETQADDVEARRAER, encoded by the coding sequence ATGTTCGACGGCTTCCAGGACATCGCCCACATCCCGCTGCTCACGATCGGGGACTCGGTCGTGACCGTGGGCGGGCTCGGAGCGGCAATCGCGCTGACGACTTTGTTCATGCTCGGCGCCTGGCTAATCGGCAACGCGCTGAAGCGCGTGCGGATGCGGCTGCGCGAAGGCACCGGCGCGCTCTACCTGTTCGAGAAGCTGCTGAGCTACGGCTTGGTGCTGTTCGGAATCTTCGCCGGTCTCTCAACGCTCGGGCTCAACCTGTCCTCGATCGCCGTGTTCGCCGGCGGCCTTGGCATCGGCTTGGGGCTCGGCCTGCAGGGCGTGGTGAAGGAATTCGTCTCCGGCCTGGTGCTGATCTTCGACCGGGCCATTCACATCGGCGACTACGTCGAGATGCAGGACGGCACGCGCGGCATTGTGCAGGAGATTGGCCCGCGCGCGACACGCATCCGCAACAACGACAATGTCTATCTGCTGGTGCCGAATTCGAAGCTGATCGAAAACACCGTGATTAACTGGACGCTGAAGGGCGAGACGCGGCGTATCCACGTGCCATTCCAAGTCGCTATTGGAACGGACAAAGAGAAGGTGCGCGCGGCGGTGATCGAAGCGGCGCGCGACGTGCCGTTCACGCTGCCCGATACAGATCAGCATCGCACGCAAGTTTGGCTCGTCGGCTACGGCGATAGCGCGCTTAACTTCGAGCTCATCGTGTGGCCGACGCTTGAAGCCGTGAAGCGGCCAAAGGCGATGAACGCCGCTTACACGTGGGCGATCGACGACGCGCTGTGCAAGTCCGGCATCGAGATTCCGTATCCGCAACGCGACATCCGCTTGCGGGCCTTCTTCGGCGAAGAAGGCGAGGACGCGCTGCAGGCGCTCAATATGGAACGCGTCCAACACGCGCCGAGTATTCCCGCGCCCGCGACGATCAACGATGCGGCCGATGAAGTGTCGCGCCCGGAAGCGCCGGAAGAAACACAGGCCGATGACGTGGAAGCGCGTCGCGCCGAACGTTAG